The following proteins are encoded in a genomic region of uncultured Methanobrevibacter sp.:
- the purS gene encoding phosphoribosylformylglycinamidine synthase subunit PurS encodes MLFDIEVKISLKSGMLNPEATQVERSLDLLGYEVKNVKTVETIKFQMEGEDREVIRENVVDMCERLLCNPVIHDYKINVIPQNMACGK; translated from the coding sequence ATGTTATTTGATATTGAAGTGAAAATTTCCCTTAAAAGCGGTATGTTAAACCCTGAAGCTACTCAGGTTGAAAGATCTCTTGATTTATTAGGTTACGAAGTTAAAAACGTTAAAACTGTTGAAACCATCAAATTCCAAATGGAAGGCGAAGACAGGGAAGTAATCAGAGAAAATGTAGTGGATATGTGTGAAAGATTACTCTGTAATCCTGTAATTCACGATTATAAGATAAATGTAATCCCACAGAACATGGCATGTGGCAAATAA
- a CDS encoding flagellar protein, FliL produces the protein MKGFIVVVLGIIAALLIVGGAVAYSFMNELGVNMEDIDSNTIDKIKDKVSNVASSESSDSPSASSSEGSNIVDEVVKFNAQNGEGYYREVTYSDGGFRQYDTESGDLIGSSYDSDKDKLPSLE, from the coding sequence ATGAAAGGCTTTATTGTAGTCGTTTTAGGCATTATTGCCGCACTATTGATTGTCGGCGGTGCTGTAGCCTACTCTTTTATGAATGAATTAGGTGTTAATATGGAAGATATCGATTCAAATACAATAGACAAAATAAAAGATAAAGTAAGTAATGTTGCATCTTCTGAAAGTTCAGATTCACCGTCTGCCTCATCATCAGAGGGCAGCAACATTGTAGATGAAGTAGTGAAATTCAACGCTCAAAACGGTGAAGGATATTACCGTGAAGTGACCTACTCCGACGGAGGATTCAGACAGTATGACACAGAATCCGGCGATCTGATAGGTTCATCCTATGATTCCGACAAGGATAAGCTTCCAAGCTTAGAATGA
- a CDS encoding DUF2283 domain-containing protein: MRENNIQEVICRYDVASDILGVKSNKKFEYRETIEMDDGLLLDFDVDNVPVSLEILDASKRFNLPCESLNNIVFFKMEVCIEDKSISLKAILGVLVDNVENIQDIESFTSNHNHYPNGISELALI, encoded by the coding sequence ATGAGAGAAAATAACATTCAGGAAGTAATATGCAGATATGATGTTGCATCCGATATTTTAGGCGTTAAATCAAATAAAAAGTTTGAATATCGTGAAACTATTGAAATGGATGATGGTTTACTCTTGGATTTTGATGTTGATAATGTTCCGGTATCTTTAGAAATACTGGATGCTTCAAAAAGATTTAATCTTCCTTGCGAAAGTTTAAATAATATTGTCTTTTTTAAAATGGAAGTCTGTATAGAAGATAAATCCATTTCTCTAAAAGCTATTTTAGGTGTTTTAGTTGATAATGTTGAAAATATTCAAGACATTGAGTCATTCACAAGCAATCATAATCATTATCCAAATGGGATTAGTGAATTGGCTTTAATTTAG
- the purC gene encoding phosphoribosylaminoimidazolesuccinocarboxamide synthase, giving the protein MDKKELINSGKVKSVFTTDNDDEVIIEFRDDMTAGDGERKEVMNKKGSYNAIISAKIFKVLEENGIKTQFIDLPEPNVMLAKKLEMIPIEVIVRNIATGSLVRKYPIEDGTKLDPPIVQMDFKADEYHDPMLNRSIIKALGIATEEEIDILVEKALKINEILTKFFADAGIILVDYKVEFGKDKDGNILLGDEISPDGCRLWDSETLEMLDKELFRKGKDSEVMDAYVEVYNRIIPDEEKFDF; this is encoded by the coding sequence ATGGACAAAAAAGAGTTAATTAATTCTGGAAAAGTAAAAAGCGTATTTACTACAGATAACGACGATGAAGTCATAATCGAGTTTAGAGACGACATGACTGCAGGTGACGGCGAACGTAAGGAAGTTATGAACAAAAAAGGTTCATACAATGCAATAATTTCCGCTAAAATATTCAAAGTTTTAGAGGAAAACGGCATCAAAACCCAGTTCATTGATCTTCCGGAACCTAACGTAATGCTTGCAAAAAAACTTGAAATGATTCCAATTGAAGTTATTGTAAGAAATATCGCAACAGGAAGCCTTGTTCGCAAATATCCGATTGAAGACGGTACCAAACTGGACCCTCCAATCGTTCAGATGGACTTCAAGGCAGACGAATATCACGACCCTATGCTCAACCGTTCAATCATAAAGGCGTTAGGCATTGCAACCGAAGAGGAAATCGACATCCTTGTTGAAAAAGCTTTAAAAATCAATGAAATTCTAACCAAATTCTTTGCAGATGCTGGAATCATTCTCGTTGACTATAAAGTTGAATTCGGAAAGGACAAAGACGGAAACATTCTTTTAGGTGATGAAATCTCACCTGACGGATGCAGATTATGGGACAGTGAAACCCTTGAAATGCTTGATAAGGAACTGTTCAGAAAAGGAAAAGACTCAGAAGTTATGGACGCTTACGTTGAAGTTTACAACAGAATTATTCCCGACGAGGAAAAGTTTGATTTTTAG
- a CDS encoding sodium-dependent transporter, giving the protein MEIMADKNEWGSNLSFILAMIGSAVGLGNIWRYPYVLYSNGGGAFYIPYIVAILLMGIPFLILEYGVGYNFKSSFAKAARKINSKFEYLGWLLPVAVFMIMIYYSAILGWDGIYIILSFFKGWGADPNTYFTTTLLQASSSYTGLLNFIPIIAVAMLVGWVIIWFISHRDLESGLGKVSKVLVPALFIIMVIIVGFSLTLPGASVGLAELFHPDWSLLGNFEIWMAAFGQIIFSLSLGMSIAFTYASYTKDDADLITNTISIAFANSLFENFAALGVFSILGYMSMQSGTAVADLVTQGTGLVFIVYPTVFNVLGQWAYVLGPLFFLTVYLAGLTSILSTIEPLSFSIQNKFGLTRKRTMTILIIVGALISMVYATSFGGDFLGYVDTFINQIALLLGVIIECILFAWVFKADKLIDFLNKRSKTIKVGGWWLVIVKYILPIFLSVVWIGGMFDVIAGGTMEQLVFTLLTAMLLFGATLVFTILPAKNPDWDNAEERV; this is encoded by the coding sequence ATGGAAATTATGGCAGACAAAAATGAATGGGGCAGTAACCTGTCATTCATATTGGCAATGATCGGTTCTGCCGTTGGACTTGGAAATATTTGGAGATACCCGTACGTACTTTACTCTAACGGTGGGGGAGCATTCTACATCCCTTATATCGTGGCTATTCTTTTGATGGGAATTCCATTTTTGATTTTAGAGTATGGTGTTGGATACAATTTCAAATCTTCCTTTGCAAAGGCTGCAAGAAAGATCAACTCCAAATTTGAGTATTTAGGCTGGCTTTTACCAGTTGCTGTTTTTATGATTATGATTTACTACTCAGCTATTCTCGGCTGGGATGGAATATACATTATTTTAAGTTTCTTTAAAGGATGGGGAGCAGATCCGAACACTTACTTTACAACTACTTTGCTTCAGGCTTCCTCATCATACACAGGACTTTTGAATTTCATTCCTATTATTGCAGTTGCAATGCTTGTCGGTTGGGTAATTATCTGGTTTATATCTCACAGAGACCTTGAATCAGGTTTAGGTAAGGTGTCAAAGGTTTTAGTACCAGCACTATTTATAATTATGGTTATTATTGTCGGATTTTCACTGACATTGCCCGGCGCTTCTGTTGGACTTGCCGAACTCTTCCATCCGGACTGGTCACTATTGGGCAATTTTGAAATCTGGATGGCTGCATTCGGACAGATTATATTCTCATTGAGTTTAGGAATGTCAATTGCTTTTACTTATGCAAGCTATACAAAAGACGATGCGGATCTGATTACAAATACTATTTCAATTGCTTTTGCAAACTCTCTTTTTGAAAACTTTGCAGCATTGGGTGTATTTTCAATTCTCGGTTACATGTCCATGCAGTCCGGAACTGCAGTAGCTGACCTTGTAACACAGGGAACAGGACTTGTATTTATCGTATATCCTACAGTATTCAATGTTTTAGGTCAGTGGGCATATGTTTTAGGACCGCTGTTTTTCTTGACAGTTTATCTTGCAGGTCTTACAAGTATCTTATCAACAATTGAACCTTTATCCTTTTCAATCCAGAACAAGTTTGGACTCACAAGAAAAAGGACAATGACTATTTTAATCATCGTCGGTGCTTTGATTTCAATGGTTTATGCAACTTCATTCGGTGGAGACTTTTTAGGTTATGTTGATACATTCATCAACCAGATTGCACTTCTTTTAGGTGTTATCATTGAGTGCATACTCTTTGCATGGGTATTCAAGGCAGATAAACTCATTGACTTTTTAAACAAAAGATCAAAAACAATCAAGGTCGGCGGATGGTGGCTTGTTATTGTCAAGTATATTCTTCCGATATTTTTATCAGTTGTGTGGATCGGCGGAATGTTTGATGTTATTGCTGGGGGAACAATGGAACAGCTTGTATTTACACTTTTAACAGCAATGCTTTTATTTGGCGCTACACTGGTATTTACAATTTTACCTGCCAAAAACCCGGACTGGGATAATGCTGAAGAGAGAGTTTAA
- the purQ gene encoding phosphoribosylformylglycinamidine synthase subunit PurQ, whose translation MKIGVIRFPGTNCDRDVAQAIELAGLTPEYIWWSEENLTDYDGIVIPGGFSYGDYLRAGAMASITPVIDGIKSLVKEEKPVLGICNGAQILGEIGLVPGIFITNEYPKFNCEWVDLKVGTSRTPFTKAFKKDQIIRLPIAHAEGRFYTEDMDLLKDQDQIVLQFEGKNPNGSMEAITSVCDESGLVCAMMPHPERACEEIFGSDDGLNFFKGFL comes from the coding sequence ATGAAAATTGGTGTAATTAGATTTCCTGGAACAAACTGTGACAGGGACGTCGCACAGGCCATAGAACTGGCAGGACTCACTCCAGAATACATCTGGTGGAGTGAAGAGAATCTCACTGACTATGACGGCATTGTCATTCCAGGTGGATTTTCATACGGAGATTACTTAAGAGCAGGAGCTATGGCTTCAATCACTCCGGTCATTGACGGAATCAAATCATTGGTAAAAGAGGAAAAACCGGTTTTGGGAATATGTAACGGTGCACAGATTTTAGGTGAAATCGGACTTGTTCCTGGAATTTTCATAACTAATGAATATCCTAAATTCAACTGTGAATGGGTTGATTTGAAAGTAGGCACCTCAAGAACTCCGTTTACAAAAGCATTCAAAAAAGACCAGATAATCAGACTTCCTATTGCACACGCTGAAGGAAGATTCTACACTGAAGACATGGACCTTCTTAAAGACCAGGACCAGATTGTACTTCAGTTTGAAGGCAAAAACCCTAACGGTTCAATGGAAGCGATTACAAGCGTTTGTGACGAGTCAGGTCTAGTATGTGCAATGATGCCTCACCCTGAAAGAGCCTGTGAAGAAATATTCGGCTCAGATGACGGTTTAAACTTCTTTAAAGGATTTTTATAA